From the genome of Ascaphus truei isolate aAscTru1 chromosome 15, aAscTru1.hap1, whole genome shotgun sequence:
taaatCAAATAAACCAAAAGACtgaggtgcccaatgctacatcaaattgacaaaatacatttctgactggtaacagttaaatggaggtaggtggcacctccccctaGAGATCACCCCTCccacacctttttaacttgggaggttctggcattttgctgaatggacaagactcactgtagttgcttcccctcatacatgcttcccctcatacagaggtaacaggaagggttcacagttttcgtgttaggacctgcattaatttggtttaccttgacgtggtatgcaggctttcgacgctttggccaaagggcttaactaaataaccaagtaattactattattattgaagtatttaaactttatacttattaccatatatgttttgtcaatttgatgtagcattgggcaactctgtcttttgttgtacacaTTTGCCACgcaatgatgtggtgggtgtaggagtttgacctagctgggaatgtgtataAATCAAATAAACCACCAGGAAGGTCCCATGTAAGGACCGTAATGTTGGAGTTTTGTGCCTTGTTCATTACAAACCCATTTATTTGACTTACCTGACTGCTGATTTCGTGAGaatggtattgtgtgtgtgtgtgtgtgtgtgtgtgtcaacaaaAACTtccaccgttggcatatagccaataaagaatgtcacttgtgagcacattcacatgtcttagacaggtctgcacccctgcctttcaaccattatcacctaacatgCAGTGctctgctcccactgcagcaagggattctgggaaattacatgcaaatgagcacacaatgtgccaTCTTTTGCCTgtaatatccatacacatggggctccatgtgtatggatattccaggcaaaagatgacacgtgtgctcattcgcatgtaatttcccagaattccttgctatATACATTTACAgatacgcgtgtgtgtgtgtatatacatactctctgtccaccccccccacctctctatagATCTGTTTATATAAATGTGTTTGTATATACACTTCTCTATAGATCCTAGTTATATAAATCTGTGTATACAtctttctctctatatacacatCTCTCTGTGTATATTCACACCTTTCtcatataatctatatatatattatatacctctatatttatatatacactcctctctccacacacctccatacacacctgtatatactgtacacacctttatatatttatttatatacacgcCTCTCTATTTATACACATCACTCTTTACATCtatttatacacacacccctatatatcTATTTATACACACCCTTCCCTATATATCTATTAATACACACCCTTCCCTATATATCTATTAATACACACCCCTCCCTATATATCtatttatacacacactcctctccacaCAATACacctatctgtgtgtatgtaaatttgtgtgtgtgtatacacacacacgtctctacatatacacacctctctatatatgtgtgtacatatatacgcacctctatacatatatacacacacctctttatacacatctctatatatctatatatatatttatagtgtgtgtgtatatagagtagTATATATTTgtaaagaggtgtgtgtgtgtgtgtgtgtgtgtgtgtttatacatgtGCGTACATCACAGTTAACAAGACGTGTGTATATTTACATGCATATATATTTTGAGAATAGTATGTCATAGTGTAAGTCTGTCCCTGTTTAGAGGGTAAGTGGAGGGACCTGTCTGCATAGAAGGGAGAGAGCAGCTGCTTGGAAGGTGGTGTCTGTATACAGAGGGGAGCAGCCTAGTTTTGTACATGTGGCAGTCTGTGCACTTCAGGCCCCTCCAGTCCTGGAAGGATTCATTTTAATTGGCAGTATTATCCAAAGACAGAACGTTTTTCTTTTCCCTTTGCGCAACTAGAACATCAGCCTTTCCAACGCGTTAAACTCCGGGCAGCGCAATTCACTACAACGCCTCCACCCCAGACATTCATAGGGTTCAGACATAGAACTCCTCATTTATTGTGGCACCATGTTCTGTAGCGCAGTACAATGATAACAAGCGGGTTAACCTCCATTTACATTCATTAGCACACCAGGTCTGGAGGtcactgccccaaagagcttgcaatctacggTGGAGACAGGAAGGTGGGCACAAGATGACGAGTGGGCTGGGGTTCTGAGCTTTATTGACGCCACTCTTTCATCCTATGACGTCCGCGTACTGAAACCAGGGTTTCCCCCAAGGGCGGAGCTTTACAAGCGCTACTTAGCACAGATCAGTGTTTAAGCCAGAGAAGGCTGACCCTGCACATTCGTCTTGCCAGGGGACAGCTGTGACTGCAGCAGAGTGCACCCTGGGAATGCcatctcccccctttttttttttttttttcttcagcaacaaaaagtatttttagtaGGGGAGGCCTCCCCtctccgaagagcttgcaatcggCGCTATGTAAACATTCAGCAGATGCTCGCGTGTTCGTTGCACACAAACAAATAACCGCCCTCTTGCAATCTGTCTACTCCCCCTGCAGGATGAGTTTCTAGATGTGATCTACTGGATCCGGCAGATCCTGGCTATCATCTTGGGGGTGATCTGGGGTGTCGTCCCTCTCAAGGGCTTTGTGGGAATAGCTGTGTAAGTCATCTGAGACCTggcccccggcttgcggaattcCAGGTTTGCGCTCGACTAGCGCGGTAACAAGTAGAATATTATTTCTGGTACTTGATAATATTTTAtttagagcggggggggggggggggggacggcggCGGCTACAGAAGTCACGCGCTCTCCCCATGGCACTTAGGGGGGGAggaaccgcgcgaggcctctgcagcttctcctacctgatcttcggcgacgcgtcgccatggtaaacAGCATGAAAGGAGACAGCGGggccacgtgacgtcacgttgccatggcaacatgtcacatgaccccgctacgtcatttgacgccggagccgagcaggagagggtgtgagccgggaggtgagcaggcagggggagcgcAGGGtcaaaactttgtgcacccccgATCTGGAGGTATAACGTGTTTTTTTCTGTTAAAGTAGACTCTTCTAATATGCAGTATTTGCTTCTATTAAAGGCAAACCCCCACATTGTCGGGCACTTTATTTTCTACGGGACAACTGACTGGGGAaagtttgtcaatcaagtgtttccttTCCCCCTAATCccgccctgtccttatcagagagccaataaagataaggggcaGTGGGGAGGcgggactctggctgtacaagcgctcgcaaagggagcagccagaggaaatcagcagtgcaagatcttggcaacactttcctgtttggaataatttgttgccaatgttcccagcagttagagctgcaaactgtaacagtagATGATGTTACTTTAGTATCATGAGActgcattgtagctgctgagttacactgactgaaggattgatttgaaactgtaaggcggccatttagtgaaccctgggaaaccgGATCTTTGCTGAgcgatcacaggagaaccaatcgatcggcagcaTAGGTAATTAGTTTCCAATAAAtgtaatcaaaggctgcgtatattaaaataaagaaatatatatatacactaagtgctgcttggattgcctctataaAGTAACAGGCATGTAACCGAGCGTATCCCTGTTATTCCAGTAAGAGGAGAAGGTAGCCCCGTGCGTGGCAGTAATGGGGCTGACTCCCTCCCGTTCCCCAGATGAATTTTTCATTTCTTTCCCCGCCGCAGTTTTTGCCTGATCAACGCCGGCCTGCTCTACCTATACTTCAGCAGCTTCCAGCAGATAGACGACGAGGAGTACGGCGGGACGTGGGAGCTAACGAAGGAAGGCTTTATGACGTCGTTTGCGCTATTCCTGGTAACCGCTCCTTCCATTTCTTCCCGCAGtcgttggggttgggggggggggaagccagaCCTCCCTAAAGTATAATCTGAAATTTACCATTCGCTCAGATAATGTGAAGCGCGCGTAGCTGGTGGGAGCCAGGCTGCAAAGGGGTCCGTGGGGGGACTTTGCCCTTGAGACCGTGACTGAGTGCTGTTGAACGCTGGCATCTTTTTGTCCCGTTGTCAGGGCAGTTTTGGAGCAATATGATTCGCTGGGCAGTTTTTTTTACCCCACGtctcctagtgtagatgtgcgtCGTGCTTGTGATCTGGAGTGTGAATAGTAaggggttacagggagcggttatatgaggtaTTAGATGGGGTTATGTGGGgtattaggaggagttatagggagcggttatatggggtaatagggggagttatatggagtggttatatggggtaatagggggacttatagggagcggttatatggggtaataggaggtgttatggggaggggttatatggggtaatagggggagttatatggagtggttatatggggtaatagggggacttatagggagcggttatatggggtaataggaggtgttatggggaggggttatatggggtaataggagttattgggagcggttatatggggtaataggaggggttatatggggtaataggaggggttatatggggtaatagcaggggttatatggggtaataggaggggttatagagagcggttatatggggtaatggggggagttatagggagcggttatatggggtaatggggggAGTTATagtgagtggttatatggggtaatggggggagttatagggagcggttatatggggtaatagggggagttatagggagggtttatatggggtaatagggggagttataggtagcggttatatggggtaatagggggagttatagggagcggttatatggggtaataggaggggttatatggggtaataggaagggttatatggggtaataggaggtgttatggggaggagttatatggggtaataggaggcatTATATGGGTTAAATGGAGTGGTTTATAGTGAAATTGGAGGGTTTGTTTATTTTAAAGGGACAAAACCTGCTGTTGAATGGCCACATGGTGGCGCTGCTGTTTTAATTCTCTGCTTAACGCTCTTATCCTGAGCACTTTGTTGCCCAACATTCTCAGCGGGCGGATAACCTCTTTCAGGCGCCTTTTATTTCCCAAGAATGATGACGGatgagtttgggggggggggggttaacccgcAACCGACAGTGAGAAGACATCCTTAAATAAGCATGCAGAGGGAAGCTTCACCTTCCTCACCGCTAACGCCATCTTCCTTTCCCCCTTCCAGGTGGTCTGGGTCATTTTCTACACCGCGATTCACTTCGAGTGACGATATTTTTTTACCCTGGCCTCTGCCACACCAGTTTCatcagttttttttgtttgttttctttggGCGTTTCCGGGAAACatcttatattttttttttttttttttaaaaactagaGGCCACAGAGAACTTTTTGGGGGGTTTGTAAAAGAAATTAAAAATCATTACGTTCCGCACCGGATCAGATGACGAGCCAACGGAAGCCCCCGGTCTAATACTTTGCCATCTTACTATTTTATACGAGTTGAAGGGACTTTTAATTGCGGGTGCGTGAGGCCTCGCGGTTTCCAGCCAGCAAAAAATGCTGGTTAGCCGATCAGCGGCTTGGCTATTAACCCTGTCTCTGCCAGAGGGGGCCCGCAAGGCGCTGCTCTGCAGCAGCTGAAGGGTTAAGTGGCCCCCGCGTCTGTCCATTGAACGACGGCCCGTCTTGAATCACCAGTCGATGTCTTCCTCCGCGCACCTCTCAAAGCGGCGCCCCGAAACACATGAGGTTATTAGCCAGCGGCCGAGAACTTTTTGCCTCCGGTAATGCCGTCCCACGACCCAGCCGGGAACGAGGAGTCGTCCGTTGGGCTTAAGGAGGACGAGGAGCCATTGAcatcgccgccatctttgatttgACCTCCAGAAAGAAGGGGGATTGGTGGAGCGCTCCGTTGATGATCTCCGGATGAGTTTGCTCGGTTACAGTTTGTAACGGTGACGGTCTCGGACGTTTTCTGCTGTGCAACACCCCATGCTCTTTTAACCCTTTACTGCCAGGTGACTCCTGGCGCCTCTGCCAGCAAATCAACAAAAAAAcgcccagaccccccccccctcccccttccatgtTCTCTCCCACTTCAAGTTCAACAGTATTGAAAGAAGACTTGGTATTTAAGAACTTGGTTTGAATGTGTTTTATGATAATTAAAGATCTGATTTATTCAACAATGTTGATCTAATTATTAGAACCCTGTCGCTAGCCGAATGACGGCCGAGAATGTGTCATCTTGATCTTAAAGCCACCGTCCCCTgtacccccaccaccaccaccatattTTCATCTCCAGAGATTCTCCTCCCCCGCTTTCCCAGATGTTCTTTGGTGACGTTCCTGGTGTTACTCCGTTTTTTTCACTGGGATTTAAATTGCCgtccaataagaagccgcaatggatgacgttgcagcttcctgttgggggggggggggggggggagttgcggcttcctgttggctAGCGGGATTGGAAGGGCTTAAAATGATTTGGCTATGGGGGTCCCCCTGTTTCATGTGCTCTGAAAAAGAATAGGGGAGCAATTTAGAGGAGCAATtcgtactttaaaaaaaaaaaaatttataacGCACTTCGgtttgaagcagggcgtctccggagttgaaccgaattaatttcagctctggggggaccccctgcttcctgagatacttacctccgaagggggcgccggtatctcctgcgagtttaaagctcctgcatcacgcgggccaatagggagccgcgccggatgatgtcacggcttcctattggcccgcagggcgcgggagctctgaaactccgccattacgtgaacccctgCTAGCCAAGCGGCTACCGGCATCCCCCTACGGATGGTCTGCATccccggaagcagggggttccccggagctgaaattaacggcgTTCAGCACCAGAGTCTTATAATTGAATGACCCTATCAGACAAAAAACAAGTTTAGCCGCATCGGTTCCTTGTTCTGGGAAAAGAAATGGGTAGCGCAGGATATATGTCCTTGGGCTTAGTGGTGTGTAAAAGTATCGGCACCTCACGGGGGTCACCGCCTGGTATGACCAATGCCATAATAACTTTGCAAGGACGAGCCGTCTTCTCACCGGGACAGATGAAGATGGTAAGAACCCTGCCAGGAGGTTTTATCATTACCGGCATGTTAAAACAAGGAAGATATTACTACTTCTAAATACTTCCCGGTTTTAGCACATATAACGGTCACAAACTCTTTGTTTCCTCACTCGAGGAGGAGGCATTGATGTCAAATTAAACAGGTGGTTATTTGGGAGCAAACGAAGACCTAAAGAAGAGAGGCGGCCAACTTCGGTCTTCAAGggggccacctacaggtcaggttctcgggatacccctgcttcagcacaggtggctcagtgagaaTGACTAGACCTGGGGTGGCCCAGcgccagtccgcaagggccaccaacagtgcaggtattggggatatccctgcatcagcacaggcggCCCGGTCaaagaatgagccacctgtgctgaagcagggatatcctgggtacctgacctgttggtggcccttgaggactgaaaaTGCCCCACCCCTGAGCTAAATGGAGCAAGGGCAGATACTTTTATAATGCAAGTGGTTGTCTGCTTTGTTACAAAAATCTGGCATCTAGAAGGATGGCAAATCCCTTTCTAAATGACGTTTGCAAACATCGTGGGCCGAgacctggggggggtggggggggggtttgattCCCTCTATGTGATATACCTGTGATGAGCAGAATTTTCACAGGCAaagacccctctctcctccctccttagCTTAATTGGCTCTGACAAGGTGGGCGAGAGGCGGGGTAAACACCTAAATGACACaagcgcccgccccccccccattcagaGAACCCCGATGAAAAGAAGCCAAAGCAGACAAATCTTGGCTTTTAGTATGGTTACATCTGTTTCATGAATAAATGAGTTATTTCCCTTTAAACTACCCGCTGCTTTGCGCTGGGCAAATGTGAATGTCACAAATCTCTCCCGCTGCTCTGTTTAcagagtgtttttatttatttattttacagggtgggaccccctcctccctttacagggtgggaccccctcctccctttacagggtgggaccccctcctccctttacagggtgggaccccctcctccctttacagggtgggaccccctccccccctcccgagtTCCGGAGATGCTTATCggtgaagttactgggtttaaatctcccacgggGAGCAAAATGCCTGCCAAATCTCGGCCCGTGGGAAGCTGTAACATCGGTTGCGGCTTCCTACTggacggccattttaaattcccctttTAAAAGAAAATTAACCTGCCAGTTACACCGTTAAGTTCACCCGTAAGTATCTCTGGTAGcgaggggtccccagagctggaaaTAGTGCCGTTCTGCTCTGGAGGACTTCCCGGTTCTTGTATGGGGGTATTGCtcttttttaaccctttgagtgccccaggGTGAAGTCGCTACATCATAGTGGTCGACACTCTGGTGGCGGGGCCCCGTGACTTGGTGACTACGTGGCTTGGTGACCACGTCCTGCTCAAAGGGCTTGTGTTCCGGGTTGGATCGCGACCCATGGAGCGTAAGACGCGATCTAACCCGGGGAGAGGATGAGCCGTCCTGTTTAGTTTCTTCCCAAATGGCCAACACGGTCCCCCGTGGCCGGAGGGGCCACACTTCCGGTACCACggcccctctggcactcaaaggggtTATTATTACGGAACCAAGGTTTTAACGGAGGACAACAACAAAGCAAAACCATGTACGTCTGGGTTGAGCCGGCTCATAAATCTGGGCGAGGCAGCACAACGTTGGCACCTCCATCCTGCCAAGATCTTCCAGTGGGGAGTCGATTACGGTCGAGCCGGTTCTTGCCAAAGCGCGGGCGAGAGCTTACGGGGCAGTCTGATTTACTACTCCCCTTCATGGTGATTATATAAAATTAGGAGTCCTTCCCAGCTGGTCACCCAATACTCGGGAAACCGGTGTGGTGACCATGCAGAGGTTTGGAGCAGGGATTAAAGATCTATTTATCTCACCTCTCCCTTTTTGTATTGCGTGTTAACCTCTGCGAGTGCGGGCGTGAAACCGGTCATGCAAAGATATCCACCCCACAATGATGTTCTCCATCCATCTCCCACCCCTAGTCTTGGTTCTTTTCTATTTGCGGGACGGAGCCCTACAAAATCGGGTCTAATACGGGGgtggccaatgccagtcctcaagggccaccaacaggttagctttttaggatatccctgcgtctTCCAcggagccacagattgagcctcctgtgctgaagcagggatatccttaacctgacctgttggtggcttttgactggagttggccacccctggtctaatagATGAATTACGACAGAGCTGATTGGGCACAAGGCAAGGAATTTTGGGGGAGGAGCAAAAGGTTGATGCTTGGGGGGGGATCGATGCGTCATGGAGAAATGTACATTAAACCTAAAAAAAGGAACATGAAATGCAAAATTACAAGATTTATACGAAATTATAGGAAACAGGTTGGGTGCTTGAGTCAGTGGGGTTGATTCATTCaagtgcaatagtgccgatcgagGCACCATCCCATGCAAACTCCTGCTGACTTCAAGTGGTTTAGGAAGTGGCGATGGGAGGAGTTGTGTCCCATTTTGAGCAGTTATCCCTCTGTGTTGAATGCATCAGGTTGGAGGTTGGTGGTAAACCCTTGATCTGATAGATCTGCACCCAATGTAAGAACGAAGATTTAATCTTTAGAGGGCATGGGGTTACATCAGCCACTTCcgggtcatgtgaccgctccagTCACGTGTTATCACTGGCGTCCGAATGGGAGCCTTACTTCCGTTTCGACAGGGCATGCGGCTCCATCACAGTGGTCAACCCCATGACCTAGAAAACGAGCAGGTGCCCCTGACGGACCTCGTCAAGAAGAGGTTTTGTGAGTGAGATAGTGGTCAAAGACGTAAGCTGGCGATTATTGCTGCCTGGTCCACCTAAACACCACAGCGTCTTAAATCGCTTTATCTTGAAACCAGGATGCAGAAATGTGAACTTCTAAGGAACGAGATCAGCAAGAGttggaggaggttcattttaagTATTGATTTCTATCAGTGAGAGAACCATTTAGGCCTGTGAGAAGCTGATGCTAAAAATCcgtgagactgaccccaaatcggTGAGATTTGTCCGGTCTGGAGGTTTTTAACTCAAGTGTGTCTTTCCTTGACAATAGTGAGAGGTGAGCTTTCTTCTCCGAAGTGTTGAAGATCTTTCATGGTCCATCTTCCAGGTCGTCCATGAACTTCCAAGGAAGATGTGCAGCCAGTGGAGCACGCAACATGGATTAAACTCCATGACGGACCATGGTTGTCCAAAGAGTATGTCCTTAACCAACAGCCCAGTAGAGCGATTGTCCGTCACCCCTGCCTCATGCTGTGTTCTGGGTACTGGTAGACACACATGTAAATGTCGGAGAAGAACCTCTTGCACAAGGCGTCCATCTTTGTGAAGTCCACACCGGAGAACTGTTCTTCGGACATTGACAGGTAGTCTCCCAGCTGTGGGCAGGTTTGGACCACGGGGACATTCGTCCCGATCTCGTTACCTGCGATGGAAACACGAGGGGATGTTAATTACAGAAACAGAGGCGTGGTGGGTTCCTGTAACAGacagattttttggggggagaggggtagggggAAGGAGATTTCTGCAGCTTCCATTGACCCATGGGAACGTTTATCAGGGAGGAAGTAAGTATGAAGAAatatcgcacacacacaccagactgacacacatacaggaCATGCTCCGGGACAAGCTACTGCCATTATGAGTGAAAATCCTATAGACTTCTGAAGGGGATGGGAGGGTTTGATGCTTTAAAGCCTCCATTGGATTTCCGCAGCCCCCCCAGCCTCGTCCTGTATATAGAATGTTGCTGGCACAAGTCTGTGCTCCACAGAGCCTATTATTTTGCTACCTGTGGCACAGGGCGATAAAGTACTATGCCCAAAGACCCAAGCAGAGCTAACACTGCGATTTAGACTGGATTTACCCCcaaggcagtgacattaccaccgAGCTGCCCTTTCAGACCAGGAGACATGTTGTCCGTACCTAATCTGCCCGCCATGCTGTCGAAGAAGACCCAGGAGTGCTTCCCCGGCCCGTACTTAACGAACGATATGAAGTGGCTGGTCTTGATGCAGAGCACGGCCAGGAGCTTTAGCCTTTGTGGTGGGAGGGAGCCGGCACACTGTGTCTCCATCTTCCGAGGGCTGTGGTCCTTCGTCTGCTCGTGAGAATGAACCTTGGGGCATAGGGACAGAGCGCGTGAGGTCACAGCTTTCAGCCCTTCCCTGCTGGTCACGCTAACGTGAGCATAAAATTCTATGAGCATAGTAGGTCATTGGAGAAGATaactcccagaatcctttgctctTTGGAAACGGCCAACACTGTACCCCACAGGCTCACTCTGCTACAAGAGGGACATACAGTGTATGTGTTGCACTGGGGAGAGTGGTTAAGGTGTTAGTAATCTGAAACTCTGGTTACCTGTCGCTCGCAGACCTGGCAGAACTGGCGAATGTTCCCGTCTGTGGTGAGAGGGTCTGCCAGGCAGTGGGGGCACTCATAGTCAGCGGGCCCACCGCAGATACAGCAAAACCTGCTCCCTGCAGACACACGGCATTCAGAGGATTACAGAAAACACAAGCAAAGCATCTGCAGACTTGAACCATTTGGCCAAGCCTACATTGTCCCACGTCTCCGGGAAAGGTAGCAGACGAATGTTGGTGAAGGAGGCTGCCCGTGGCTAGCTTCACCACAGCCGGGGATGGCTGTGGTTGGATTTTCCAAGCAAGCCCCTGGGAACGCAAGTCTGAACACATCTGAATCATCTCCTTATCATTTATCGCACTGGCTCCCTGGGATTTCCTGTAAGGTTGTCAGATAACCATCCCAAGCATTCATTTCTTACAACTAATTATGCTGTCATCGTTAGCCAAACAAAATAGTAAAAGGAGATGGTATCTATCAACGTAAAACAGTTTACAGACAGACTTATCACAAAAGAGATCAACATACATAATAATGAGGTATCGGCTAATCAGTGTGAACTGATCTTGGCTTCCATGAATGCCATAAGTGTGGGTTCTCCTATAAGTAAAAGGGTCCTAATAATTCTGAGATCAGTAACACCACAGGATAATTACTTGTATACAGCATGTTGGTGACGTCCAGTTCCAGGGAGGGGAAGATGAAGGGGAACATCTTAAATTTCTTCCCGAATCGCGGCATCTGAAGGATGAGGCAGAAGGGGGCCTGCAGGGAACGGGGTGTACATGAGCGAGGTCTCACACCATAATCACAGAGGAGGCAGTACTGACTTCATGGTTTTAATTCTACACAcagcttcaatatatatatatatatatatatatatatatatatgtatgtatgtatatttgtatgtatgtatatatattactccacctctctgcagcatttgatactgtggatcac
Proteins encoded in this window:
- the RAB5IF gene encoding GEL complex subunit OPTI, producing MSSARRREEPAACNGAAQGKLGPWSKALRGDAAWEDKDEFLDVIYWIRQILAIILGVIWGVVPLKGFVGIAVFCLINAGLLYLYFSSFQQIDDEEYGGTWELTKEGFMTSFALFLVVWVIFYTAIHFE